The window AGGCAGATCTAGTTCCCTTGGTGCCAAATGTGCAGAGCTACTGTTGCCCCTCAGCCAATTATCTTATTTCCctctcttctggctttttttcagttttcgCTGTGGATTTTCACTCGTCAGTGCATGTCTGTTGATAAAGCAATCCTTGAAAACTCCAGTTCATCCTTTCTTGGGGCAGTTTTGCTAGATGCACATGCTGCAGGACCAAATAACCCCTAAGAAAGTCTTGCATGTCCAAAAAGCACCTTGTCCCaaggtaaaaatgcagcagtgctTACATTTTCCCAGCAAGGAATGTTCAGGCCTGAGTGTGAATTCCTCCAGGGACTGAAATCGATCATTGCTTCTGGATATAGAATGAATCCGTGACTTTGCAGAACCACCACACTTTTACAGCTTCTTGGTTTTTCCATGTGTAGTAGTCATTGAACTGTAGCTCTGCTCAGCCTCACGGTCTCGGCTTCGCTCCATCGCCCTGCGTTAGCTGATTTCATGTGCTGCTTCTGGCAGCACTGAAGTCTGCCCTTGCTTGGAAGAGTTGTGGAAGATGCGCTCCATTTCTCAGCCTGCGGTTTGGGGGTCTTTTTGGTTACTGTTTAATGCTGTCAGTATTTGGCAGGAACGAGACCAACAGTAATGCAGATTCCCCTAGGAAGGTGTTGTAGCATTTTGCTGTTACTTGGGAGGTCAGactgtttgcttctgttttgaTCAGTGGTGTAGTGGGAGAAAGTGTAGGGGTCAGTGGATGTCCCTGTGCCAAGGCCCTGGGTATATGGAGGGGAGCTACAACCCATTGGTTTGCCTTCTGAACCTGTAGACTCCTCCTTTTATATATTTGTCAAAGTGTTTGGTTTCAAACGAGTCCTTTAATTTGTTACAGTGCATCTAAACCAATGGGTTAGACAAGGTATGCAGAGAACTTCCGTGGCGGGGGACAGGACTCTTTAGACTAACAGCAAAGGGCATACAGAAATCCATGATGGAAAATAGAGACCAAAAATGGTGGGGGGGATTTATTACAGAGCTGTAATAAATCAGTGGGGCAGTTACCCAAGGGTGAAATCTTTAAGCCAAGATCAGTTGTCTTCTTGAATGACAAGCTCTACAGAGCACAAGCTGGAAGTGGTAAGACATTGCCTGAATGGCCTTCTCTGCCCTGTGTTCTGCAGGGTAGACAGGGTAGTAGTGATGGTGCTTTCTTAAACAAAGAAGTAGGTTCAGAAGGGCTACATTtggcttaaggaaaaaaaaaaaatcagaagacacaaacaaacaaaccctcacCTGAAACTCACTCTGCCCTTTTTCCCAAACAGCTGTAACTTACACTTTTTGTTGTGGCTCATTCATTTCCAGGTCCATCACCAGAGCGTACTACAGGAACTCGGTTGGCGGACTCCTCCTCTTTGACATTACAAACCGCAGGTCCTTCCAGAATGTCCACGAGTGGCTAGAGGAGACCAAGGTGCACGTCCAGCCGTACCAGATCGTCTTTGTTTTGGTAGGTCACAAGTGTGACCTTGACACACAGCGGCAAGTCACCAGGCACGAGGCTGAGAAACTGGCTGCTGCATATGGTATGAAGTACATTGAGACCTCAGCTCGGGATGCCATTAACGTGGAGAAGGCCTTCACTGATCTGACTCGAGATATATACGAGCTTGTTAAAAGGGGGGAAATTTCAATCcaggagggatgggaaggggtAAAGAGCGGGTTTGTCCCAAACGTAGTGCACTCTTCAGAAGAAGTGGTGAAATCAGATAGGCGATGCTTGTGCTGAGCTCTTCTAGTGAGGCGAGTGGTGATGAACTCTACTAACCAAACGTACTTTACTAAGTGAACTCAGTGTGACAGAAGGGAGAGCAACACTCCCGTTGTGAACAGCCTCCCACGTTGTTTTGGACACCAGAACAGACCCCGGAAAGAAATGTTCTGTTCCAAATAATCTTTCAGAACTGGGGGCTACAAACCTAAAGGAGAGTGAGTGAGGGTGCATGTAGATGTTGTGAGGAGCCAGGCAGCAGAAATGAGGGGTTGCACAAGACAGGAGAGAGCTGAATGGGCTGGCACACGCCAGGGTACTGTACATGTCCTCTTTTAAGTAAATCCATAGCTCCATGCTGGGTAGTGAAGCCACAGTATGGATACTTTAGTAGTATGACAAATGGgcagacagagagaaagaaagaggacaTCTTTGTTTGTGTCAGCTGTTTATTACCAGGAAGGTGTAAAGGCAGCACAGATACTGTTTCCTCATAAGGCCAACTCCACAGGAAAAGTTTACTGACATGGTATGCACACTTGCTGAATTTTCTTATGTTCTTGAACCTAATTCAATAGCAAAGAATATTCTGTGggatttaaagaggaaaacagtAGTTATTTGATTggtaattaaaatttaaattcccccccccccccccccagtgctttTCTTGCTGTGCTGAACTGGGATTCTAAGTGGCAACTCCTGTTCCAGTAATTATTCAATGCATTTTTACGCATTTACTGCCTAGGTGAGTACCTTGAAAGTACCCTGAGTTCAGGGCTTTCCAACAGAATTGTGATCAAGAGCATAAAGAGAGAACCATGTCCTCATATGTTATATCTTAAGGCTGGGGTGTTGCAGCCAGGTGGGACACACCAACATTTCTGTCTTGCTAACAGCACTGTGCTGACCTTCTGGGTGGCTCACCAGCCAGGTCACAAGCAGGAatggaaaggaggggaaaataaaaaaaaaaccaacaacaaaccaacaaaataaaaaaaaaaacttgaaaagcTTAACTCAGGTGCATCAGACATCCTAAAAGGTGAGATTTGCTTTTAAAGAAGTTAAATAGCATGGAAAGCAACAGCTTCCATCAGTACTCTCTGCTGTTAAagtgtcattttctttctttggcatCTGTGGAGAGCTAGCACTGGGAAGGAGGAGCACACAACAGAAGTGTCTGAGCGGGTGGAAAGGAAAGCCACAAGACAAGCTCaagaataaaatttgttttcctccatgtTTTAATTTGACAAAAGAAGATCCATCTCAGGTTGGTCATCACGGGGTGGCAGCCATGTTCCAAAAGCTCTGTGTCGGTGGATGTTTTCTGGGAATGCCATTCACCACTTAGGAGCTTTGCTTCCGCTAAGTTTTAACTTAAGCTTTTGAAGTGCAGCAGGGTAACTGTGCTCCTGTAGCAAACTAGGGAAGTTCAGcctattaaaagcaaacaaacaaaactatagTGACTTCTTTTTTACTCAAGTTTGCAAGCTTTATATACCAAACTGCTaatgggcaggagggagggattAGTTAAAAGACACAGGAAGCATCTAGCATATGATTTTAGGCCTCTAAGTagagaagaataaaatacttGTTACAGCTTTTTAAGCTACCCCATCTATAAAAGCGTGGGTCTTCTCGATTGCTGTTGAGTTCAGactatttttccctttgaacCTGTTCTCATGATTTGCAGCACGTGGGCAGGTctccatgaagaaaaaaacctgtggttCCTGTgttaaagctgtgaaaaaaaaccaaccaacaaacccaaCCCAACAACCAAAACCCTGGAAATgggtaacatttttattttcagtgttctaGGAACAACGTCAGTTCCTGAGCCCTGCAGGGGAGCAGCAGTGTTGTGcgtgctgggggggcactgggagcgaATCAGAGGAAGGGAGGGCGGCAGGGGCCTAGCACCTTTCGGTAAGCTTGTTGCTGCCAACCCCCCATCGCTCTTGACTAGGCTGTAAACGTATCAGAAACCTTGTCCTAAAGCCCAGGGAATTCCAGGCAGATTCAGTTGTGGTCGAGTGccctgaagatttaaaaaaaaaaaaaaaatatccctttaCAAAATCTCTTTCTAGGTAAGCAAAGCTGGAGAAGATTGATGCAGCGAGCACCACAGGAGCTTGGCTGCCATGGGCTCTCGTGGGCTGACGCCAGTGGAGAGCGCGAGGTTTGCTCGGACCAGGTCTGTTAGTCACGTTTTCACAGGCAAGGACAAACAAGTACGAAAGGGTCAGTTTCTTCATTCTCTGAATGGAAAGTTTGCCAGGCAGCTGCCTTGGGCTTCCAGGGTCCGGCTGGCCAGGAGGTGTGTCttgggctgcagagctgggggtaGCAGAGCAGGAGTGCTACATCAAGGGCAGTTAGAAGTTGGCTCAAACAGCATTCGAGCAGTAGTAAGATTCTGTAATTCTCTGTGCAGAAACCTGGACAGCAGGGGAAAGATCACTTTTCACAACACAACCAATATTGTACTTAACGGGTTTTGGGCATTCCCCTTTACTGCTCCCCGAGAGAACTTCCAGAAAGCCTAAATCAGTAAGTGCATTCAGGCCTTCATAGtcaattttcaatttaaaaatacaagtgtCATAATTCTAAAGAGGAACAGTACAGAAGAAAGTGTACACAGTCTTAACTACTTAGAGGTAATAAATGGTTATATTAAATGATAGAGAAACCATTATCTACATCTTTTTCTAATTCCTTGCATTTTCTAGACAGCTTATTAAAATATAGGAAATGTAGATTCATCTGTACAAAATTTGGAATGTTTTTTCTAAGATGAAGAACTTATAGGATATGCTAAGAATTCTTTTCTAACAACTGGTTTTAATGCTTTGACTTCTAGTGCAAGAGGGACTTAGAGAAATCAGAAGGTGATACCTTTCACAGGATAAAGGTCAGGAGCTCTTTTACTCTaggacaaaaataagaaaaaaaaaaaaaagaaaaagctaacttTTTGTGGTCTCTGCCACATGTTAAAAACAATCTGCATGTTAGATTGAAATTGCTCAGAACCTCCAGAATAAAAGCATACTATACACTTTCCTCGCTTTCTGTTATGCTCTGTAACGAAATGTGAAAATAATGCTGTATTTAGCTGTCTGTATGTGACTGAAAATATGCTTGTATTTAGCAAAATGGTTACTATGTGATAATGTGAAATCCAAAACTTGTAAAGAAActttggtggctttttttctttccccctccccattctTTATCAGTAAGCTATCTACTACCTGTACCACTTCTGTACCGCAGCCGTAACTGGAAGTCTAACGTGGACTGGCTCAACAATAAACAGGCACTCTTTGCAACAGCATCCGCTGCACACTTTTCTCCGAAGGCCCACTGCTTACATCTTCAGAACCAGTTTTTTCTCGCTGAGAAAAAACAGTACAACTCTAGAAACACTGACCCttctaaaccaaaccaaaccacccccCAAAcacagcccctgctccctgcagtaGCAGCCaaagccagccccagccctccaggAGGCCTCTGGGCAGCCGGCGCAGGAGCTAAGCCAGCCCCTGCAGACTGACCTCCCGTCCTTACTCCAGGTAACAAAAGGCTTCACAGCAAAGGCCGCAGCGACGCTGGACCAGGAGCAGTCACCGGGAAGTGCGAGTCCTTGTCTGTAAGTTGGTTGGTTTGTATTTACTTCctatcaaacaaacaaaaccccacccaaaaGCTGAGTTAGGATGGCCCTGGCCATCTCCCATCCCCCCAAGCCTTTAGAGCCTCCTGAGCCATGCCAGCTCTATCGTGGCCCCCCCGCCGTACCCAGCATTAGGTCACTGCCAGTTGCACACAGTACTTATTTTGCTCGTGCAGAAATGCTTAACTCGTTGTTTCATTGTGCACAACAAAGGCAGGCAGTTGCTGCCTTCGGACCAGCCCGAGGGAGGGAGGCGCACGCTTTAGCCTGTTGGGATCTCATTAATccaaatggaagagaaaatggCAAGAGAAATCAGGCCCTGTGTTTGCAGCTGCCTCTCCTGTCATTGCTGATGCTCTTCAAAACgggagagaagcagcctgagCCCCACGCTCAGCCTCGCGGAGCAGCGGGCAGATACCCCTCACTCAAACTATACGTTGGG is drawn from Strix uralensis isolate ZFMK-TIS-50842 chromosome 13, bStrUra1, whole genome shotgun sequence and contains these coding sequences:
- the RAB39B gene encoding ras-related protein Rab-39B, which codes for MEAIWLYQFRLIVIGDSTVGKSCLIRRFTEGRFAQISDPTVGVDFFSRLVEIEPGKRIKLQIWDTAGQERFRSITRAYYRNSVGGLLLFDITNRRSFQNVHEWLEETKVHVQPYQIVFVLVGHKCDLDTQRQVTRHEAEKLAAAYGMKYIETSARDAINVEKAFTDLTRDIYELVKRGEISIQEGWEGVKSGFVPNVVHSSEEVVKSDRRCLC